One Candidatus Marinimicrobia bacterium CG08_land_8_20_14_0_20_45_22 genomic window, TCATACGTTTCAAAAGCAATCTTGCGATAATTGATATTACTGATTAGACCCATGGAATTATCCAGTATTAAATATGACCAGGTGAAAAACTATTAATTAAGACTTTACCACTTAATACTCCTGCCAATAAACGTCCCAATTCTTATCCTTATCTTCAAAACCAAGCGCAGCTATAGGATTATTTTGACGATAATTAGGTTCCAGCAGATAATATGGCTGAGTACCGACATTACGTCTCGGAATCGTGTCCGTAAAATATACGGGCAATGCCTGAATCATAGCCGGTATCTGATATTTATCAAATGGAATTACCGTACCTTTCAGATTTAAAAGCAAATCCTTTCCTTTGATTTCCAATTCGTCTCTGGCTTCAATCGTAGCCAAGTCTCCAGAGCGTCCTAAAAGCAGTGGAAAATACGGTTTTTCAAACGCCGAATTAATTTCCTCCCGATCTGTGTATAGAAAAAGATTTGCATCGAAGAGAAATTCACGTTTGATTACGTTCGATTTGATTTGAGTAAGTGACCGACCCATTTGATAAATAGTTTCCAGATCGACTGTCTTACTTTTTGCCTGAAAGACAAATCCTATTTTTTCTAATGACGGTACAAATGGCTTGCCCATCGCCGACGAAATGATTCCGATTACTGTCGAAACAGGCGGAACCGGTAGAGTCGGTTGAAAACCGCTGATCATATTCGGATAGCGAAAAGAAGCCGTCCAACTCGAAATATGAATTCGGAAGACTTTCATAGTATCATTCCACAGTGATAGTGCTAACAAATTTATCTATCATTTCATTAACCGGACCGTACTCGACCAGAGGATTTTCAGCGGCAAGGGGTTTAAGTTTTTCGTCCAGTTCATCCATGAAACCCGCGCGTTTCCCGACATACACTTTTCCATCGAATTGATTTTTGTAATCTTTCAGTACTTCCTTCAACGCTTCAACGGAAAAAATGGCTTTCCCGTGATCTTCCTTTGCCAGATGAGAAAACGGATGATTTCCGCTATTGAATTTGGTTAGAACAACAATCTTGGGTGTCAGATCTGCCATGTTTGTCGCTTGTTTCGCCCCACCGGAAAGAGTTTTTAATGCAAGGATCGTATCCTTAACCCTCTTTTCCCGAACATCTTTCGGCAGACGGATTAATTTCATCGGATTTCCGGCTTTGTCTTTTGCGATAGGATCGTCTATTTCAACTGCGCCTTTTTCCTTCGCCTCCTTTTTTAGGTCATTGTTGATGTTCATAAATCCGCTTCGATTAATCATTGAGAAAGTGCCGACACTATCCAGATCGATGGAAAACATGCCTTTCATGACCGCACAGTATTCGTCAATACCATAAGGAACCGCATCGCCATCCTGACGGGTCATCGAAGCCCAATTCTGAACAATTGGGTTGTAAGCGATTGCAATTAGTGCAGAATTTTTCAGTGGAGAAACACGGGTTAATGTAACATCTTCTTTGAGGGGATTTCCCTTCTTATCCATTACGATTTCACCGTTTTCGTCTTTTACTTCTGCTTTAGCGGCACGCATATAACCAAAAACATCGTCATCGGGATATACCGCGGGATTTGCTTTTGTGAAAGCGATTTTCTTTTCGCGTTCAACAGGAGACATCTCCCACTTATACGACTTTGCCAATTCATTACGCCACCAATACCGCCAGGCTTGACCAGAGACATACGGATATTCGCGTCCCTCTTTCCGGATCTTTTTGGTCATCACGGCATTTTCCAAATTCGTCGATTTGTCGCCACCGGCATTGTTCAATGCCACGACATCGACATCAATTAAGACATACCCTTGGATCGTTTTCATCATTTCCTCCTAAGCTCCTTCGTTTGTTTCTTCTGCTGTTTCAGCAATATCTGAAGTATCAACTACATCCTGCCGATTGATATTTTCATCATGCAGACGTTCATAGAGATAAATCAACATCAAATCCCGAACTTCTCCCCAGAATTGCCCATCCGGGAAAAGATAATCGACGTAATCTTGCAATCTGACGACGGGCTCAGCTGCACCGCTCTTGTAATTCTCCTTAATTATTCTCAGTAGTACCGACCGTAGCTGATACGCTTTCCCGGCTCCTTCAAGCATCACCAGATATTTCTTATAGGTGTGCTCTTTCTGTGCCAGGTCGAAAACAACGTTTGCGACCTTTTTAATCAGGTCAATTTGCTCTTGTCTCATACCTAAAACCTCCTTTATATAATAAATTGCCATAGTAATCTGAGAATGTTTTTTATTATGAATGTATACGTCTCTATAAAATTTCCTCAATAAACCTAAAATTGAATCGTCATTTAGTAGTCTCTCAAATACGTCGTTCGGATTATTTAGATAATCTCCTTCTGACATCGTCTGATTATCTTTTCCTGAAATCCATTGATCACCTGTGTAATCCCATGAGGATTTTTTTATGTGATAATGCCTTTGGACAAAAATTGACCAATCCGAATGACAATATCGAATTACTTTATTGAGAAACGAAAAAACTGGATTGGGCAATCTGTAAATCTCACAATTGGGAGAAGCACCAAAATTTGTAAAATGATATAGTTGCAAGTAATCAGTGAATAAGTCATCATTAACTTCGGTAATAATATCCGATGCAATTTTAAAAAGAGCATTTTTTGGACTTCCATATTCGGATTTAATGATCCCTTCAGAGTTATTCTTACCAATTTTATCCAAGTTTTCCTTGACTGTTTTATGTACCCAATAATTTTGTGATCTTTGATTATTAGTTTGTAACAGAGCTAACATATTTCCAATTTGGATTACAATAAGAGGTAAGAAAAAAAGTTTG contains:
- the cas5b gene encoding type I-B CRISPR-associated protein Cas5, translated to MKVFRIHISSWTASFRYPNMISGFQPTLPVPPVSTVIGIISSAMGKPFVPSLEKIGFVFQAKSKTVDLETIYQMGRSLTQIKSNVIKREFLFDANLFLYTDREEINSAFEKPYFPLLLGRSGDLATIEARDELEIKGKDLLLNLKGTVIPFDKYQIPAMIQALPVYFTDTIPRRNVGTQPYYLLEPNYRQNNPIAALGFEDKDKNWDVYWQEY
- a CDS encoding type I-B CRISPR-associated protein Cas7/Cst2/DevR, whose product is MKTIQGYVLIDVDVVALNNAGGDKSTNLENAVMTKKIRKEGREYPYVSGQAWRYWWRNELAKSYKWEMSPVEREKKIAFTKANPAVYPDDDVFGYMRAAKAEVKDENGEIVMDKKGNPLKEDVTLTRVSPLKNSALIAIAYNPIVQNWASMTRQDGDAVPYGIDEYCAVMKGMFSIDLDSVGTFSMINRSGFMNINNDLKKEAKEKGAVEIDDPIAKDKAGNPMKLIRLPKDVREKRVKDTILALKTLSGGAKQATNMADLTPKIVVLTKFNSGNHPFSHLAKEDHGKAIFSVEALKEVLKDYKNQFDGKVYVGKRAGFMDELDEKLKPLAAENPLVEYGPVNEMIDKFVSTITVE
- the cas8a1 gene encoding type I-B CRISPR-associated protein Cas8b1/Cst1 is translated as MKEDEVNMTNVNISFKPTGDPFVDAGGEALKYLIDFYPQKTVAELIDDMANIFIYKWDNKIDSVQLNSNITHNTRRGSQEKKNKAIIAVREYYKDTPISYAKDEIQHCRICGKSGILLKAGREQFCLSGSEPFVNFYHSHEEGLLICKDCSIKLFFLPLIVIQIGNMLALLQTNNQRSQNYWVHKTVKENLDKIGKNNSEGIIKSEYGSPKNALFKIASDIITEVNDDLFTDYLQLYHFTNFGASPNCEIYRLPNPVFSFLNKVIRYCHSDWSIFVQRHYHIKKSSWDYTGDQWISGKDNQTMSEGDYLNNPNDVFERLLNDDSILGLLRKFYRDVYIHNKKHSQITMAIYYIKEVLGMRQEQIDLIKKVANVVFDLAQKEHTYKKYLVMLEGAGKAYQLRSVLLRIIKENYKSGAAEPVVRLQDYVDYLFPDGQFWGEVRDLMLIYLYERLHDENINRQDVVDTSDIAETAEETNEGA